TTCCAGCGCGGCGTGAAGGGCAATGGTGGTATGCCGGAGGACTTTTCGCTGGAGGATCACCCGCTCAACCGGCTCAAGGTCGAGGTGCGCAACGGGGTGGTCTTTGCCTGTTTTGACCATGAGGTCGAGGATCTGGAAACCTATCTCGGCCCTGAAATCCTGGCCTGTTTCGATCGCACCTTCGATGGCCGCCAGTTGACGCTTCACGGCTATTCGCGCCAGCGCATTCCGGGCAATTGGAAGCTGATGATGGAGAACATCAAGGACCCTTACCATCCCGGCTTGCTCCACACCTGGTTCGTCACCTTCGGCTTGTGGCGGGCCGACAATGAGTCGCAGCTGCGGATCGACGAGAAGGGGCGCCACGCTGCCATGCTGTCGCGTCGTGCGCAGAAGGTCACCGAAAACGTTGCCGAGGGCGTGACCAGCTTCCGCCAGAACATGACACTGCATGACATGCGCCTGCTCGACATCGTGCAGGAGGACTGGTGGGGGCAGCACACGGTTTGCATGACCACTGTCTTTCCCAATGTGATCTTCCAGCAGCAGGTCAACTCGCTCTCGACCCGCCAGATCATCCCGGTTGGGCCCGACGCGTTCGATTTCGTCTGGACCCATTTCGGTTTTGCCGAGGACAGCGAGGAGATGACCCAGCGGCGTCTCACCCAGGCCAATCTGTTCGGTCCGGCAGGCTTCGTCTCGGCCGACGATGGCGAAGTCATCGAATTCAGCCAGGAGGGCTTCCGGCAGGCGCCCGAATTCTCGACCCTGTGTGAGCTGGGCGGCCGCGATGTCGGCCCGACCGAGCACAATGTCACCGAGACTCTTATTCGCGGTATGTACCGCTATTGGCGTGAGGTGATGGAGCTGTGATGACCAGGATATCCCTGCGCGAAGATATCGCCGAACTGATGGCAGCCTATGCTCATTGCCTTGATGATGGCGAGCTTGCTGCATGGCCCGACTTTTTCACCTCCGACGCCTGGTATCGTGTTGTTCCGCGTGAGAATTTCGAACGCGATCTGCCGCTCAGCACGCTTTCGCTGCAGGGGCACGGGATGATGCGTGATCGCCTTTACGGGGTGGAAAGCACCATATTCCATGCCCCCTATTACCAGCGACACATCCTCAGCCAGACACATAT
The Novosphingobium terrae DNA segment above includes these coding regions:
- a CDS encoding aromatic ring-hydroxylating dioxygenase subunit alpha; amino-acid sequence: MSPHQAPPANAKDIASPWRDDGSSRIPSPVYTSREIYDLELERIFYGKHWSYVGLEIEVPEAGCFKRTAIGERSVIMIRNRKGEINVLENRCAHRAMRFCQERSGKVKTLVCPYHQWNYNHDGKLLGVPFQRGVKGNGGMPEDFSLEDHPLNRLKVEVRNGVVFACFDHEVEDLETYLGPEILACFDRTFDGRQLTLHGYSRQRIPGNWKLMMENIKDPYHPGLLHTWFVTFGLWRADNESQLRIDEKGRHAAMLSRRAQKVTENVAEGVTSFRQNMTLHDMRLLDIVQEDWWGQHTVCMTTVFPNVIFQQQVNSLSTRQIIPVGPDAFDFVWTHFGFAEDSEEMTQRRLTQANLFGPAGFVSADDGEVIEFSQEGFRQAPEFSTLCELGGRDVGPTEHNVTETLIRGMYRYWREVMEL
- a CDS encoding aromatic-ring-hydroxylating dioxygenase subunit beta — its product is MTRISLREDIAELMAAYAHCLDDGELAAWPDFFTSDAWYRVVPRENFERDLPLSTLSLQGHGMMRDRLYGVESTIFHAPYYQRHILSQTHIVSHEDDTIEARTNYLVLRTKRDLPPEIFNTGVYHDRIVATPQGLKFAQRFCVFDNDLIPNSLIFPI